Proteins encoded by one window of Vigna radiata var. radiata cultivar VC1973A chromosome 5, Vradiata_ver6, whole genome shotgun sequence:
- the LOC106762364 gene encoding eukaryotic initiation factor 4A-10: MAGQAPEGSVFDGRQYDAKMNELLGPDGQEFFTSYDEVCESFDAMGLQENLLRGIYAYGFEKPSAIQQRGIVPFCKGLDVIQQAQSGTGKTATFCSGVLQQLDYSLVECQALVLAPTRELAQQIEKVMRALGDYLGVKVHACVGGTSVREDQRILSSGVHVVVGTPGRVFDMLRRQSLRPDYIKMFVLDEADEMLSRGFKDQIYDIFQLLPPKIQVGVFSATMPPEALEITRKFMNKPVRILVKRDELTLEGIKQFFVNVDKEEWKLETLCDLYETLAITQSVIFVNTRRKVDWLTDKMRNRDHTVSATHGDMDQNTRDIIMREFRSGSSRVLITTDLLARGIDVQQVSLVINYDLPTQPENYLHRIGRSGRFGRKGVAINFVTSDDERMLLDIQKFYNVMVEELPANVADLI, encoded by the exons ATGGCTGGGCAGGCACCGGAAGGATCAGTATTCGATGGTCGTCAATATGATGCTAAGATGAACGAGTT ACTTGGACCTGATGGGCAAGAGTTTTTTACTTCTTATGACGAAGTTTGTGAAAGCTTTGATGCTATGGGATTGCAGGAGAACCTTTTGAGGGGTATTTATGCATACG GTTTTGAGAAACCCTCTGCCATTCAGCAAAGGGGGATTGTTCCTTTCTGCAAGGGGCTTGATGTAATCCAGCAAGCACAATCTGGAACTGGAAAAACTGCTACCTTTTGCTCTGGAGTTTTGCAGCAGCTTGATTACAGCTTAGTTGAGTGCCAGGCACTAGTTCTTGCACCTACTCGTGAACTTGCACAACAAATTGAGAAGGTCATGCGAGCCCTAGGGGACTATCTAGGTGTCAAGGTTCATGCTTGTGTTGGTGGGACCAGTGTTCGTGAAGATCAACGCATCCTTTCAAGTGGGGTTCATGTAGTTGTTGGTACTCCTGGTCGTGTATTTGACATGCTGCGCAGACAATCTTTGCGCCCTGATTACATCAAGATGTTTGTATTGGATGAGGCAGATGAGATGCTCTCTCGAGGTTTTAAGGATCAG ATCTATGATATTTTTCAGCTACTGCCTCCTAAGATTCAGGTTGGGGTATTCTCTGCCACAATGCCTCCAGAAGCGCTGGAAATCACTAGGAAGTTTATGAACAAACCTGTGAGGATTCTTGTAAAACGTGATGAGCTTACTCTGGAGGGGATCAAGCAGTTTTTTGTCAATGTAGACAAGGAGGAATGGAAGCTAGAAACACTATGTGATCTTTATGAAACTTTGGCAATCACCCAGAGTGTTATCTTTGTGAACACTAGACGCAAGGTAGACTGGCTGACAGACAAAATGCGGAATCGTGATCACACAGTTTCAGCCACCCACGGAGATATGGACCAAAACACAAGGGATATCATCATGAGGGAATTCCGCTCTGGGTCCTCCCGTGTTCTTATCACCACAGATCTTTTGGCCCGTGGAATCGACGTCCAACAAGTCTCACTTGTTATAAATTATGATCTGCCAACTCAGCCAGAGAACTATCTCCATCGAATTGGTCGTAGTGGTCGGTTTGGGAGAAAGGGTGTTGCTATCAATTTTGTGACCAGTGATGATGAAAGGATGCTGCTTGACATCCAAAAGTTCTATAATGTGATGGTTGAGGAGCTGCCGGCCAATGTAGCTGATCTCATTTGA
- the LOC106761325 gene encoding uncharacterized protein LOC106761325: protein MEDFQRSRSYANGQIMQIESYYGAPNRCYSASYAQTQIPPKLKKGKSISAVSSFSKSWTLSDPELQRKKRVASYKMYSVEGKIKGSFRKSFRWLKNKYSQVVYGW, encoded by the coding sequence ATGGAGGACTTTCAAAGATCAAGGTCTTATGCAAATGGCCAAATCATGCAGATTGAGAGCTACTATGGAGCCCCTAACAGATGTTACAGTGCTTCCTATGCTCAAACTCAGATTCCTCCCAAGTTGAAAAAAGGGAAAAGCATTTCTGCagtttcttctttctccaaGTCTTGGACCTTATCTGATCCCGAGCttcagaggaagaagagggtTGCCAGCTACAAAATGTATTCTGTCGAAGGCAAGATCAAAGGCTCCTTCAGAAAGAGCTTCAGGTGGCTCAAGAACAAGTACTCTCAAGTCGTTTATGGCTGGTAG
- the LOC106759976 gene encoding probable magnesium transporter NIPA9 produces the protein MWESIVLTVVATAGNNIGKILQKKGTVILPPLSFKFKVIRAYALNKTWLVGFLMDIFGALLMLRALALAPVSVIQPVSGCGLAILSVFSHFYLKEVMNVVDWVGITFAGFGTIGVGAGGEEQGAAALSIFHIPWLAFVVFILFIMLNGWLRICRRNRREHEMVEYDVVEEIIYGLESGILFGMASVISKMGFLFLEQGFPKLLVPICIIVSVCSSGTGFYYQTRGLKHGRAIIVSTCAAVASILTGVLAGMLALGERLPSAPKARMLLLLGWLLIIVGVILLVGSEKLVKFFRLSSHRFKRSTVDKSYGHRRSATSRIREPSPTAVIQAATVNHLL, from the exons ATGTGGGAATCAATTGTTTTGACGGTGGTTGCCACCGCCGGCAACAACATCGGCAAAATCCTTCAGAAGAAGGGCACCGTCATTCTTCCTCCTCTCTCTTTCAAGTTCAAG GTCATAAGGGCATATGCTTTGAATAAAACCTGGCTCGTAGGTTTTCTGATGGATATATTTGGGGCACTGTTGATGTTAAGGGCATTAGCTCTGGCTCCT GTCTCTGTCATCCAACCAGTTTCTGGGTGTGGACTGGCAATTCTTTCGgtcttttctcatttttatctcaAGGAAGTCATGAATGTTGTTGATTGGGTGGGCATTACCTTCGCAGGTTTCGGTACAATAG GAGTTGGTGCTGGAGGTGAGGAGCAAGGGGCTGCTGCTCTATCTATATTTCACATACCGTGGCTGGCATTTGttgttttcatcttgttt ATAATGCTTAATGGATGGCTTCGAATATGTAGGCGTAATCGAAGAGAACACGAGATg GTTGAATATGATGTTGTTGAGGAAATTATTTATGGCTTGGAATCTGGAATTTTGTTTGG GATGGCATCTGTAATATCAAAGATGGGGTTCCTGTTCCTGGAGCAAGGCTTCCCCAAGCTGTTGGTTCCTATATGCATAATCGTAAGTGTCTGTTCAAGTGGTACAGGCTTTTACTACCAG ACACGTGGTCTAAAACACGGAAGGGCTATTATAGTTTCTACATGCGCAGCTGTGGCATCAATATTGACTGGTGTACTAGCTGGGATGCTTGCTTTGGGTGAGCGACTTCCTTCGGCACCAAAAGCTCGCATGTTACTCCTTCTAGGATG GCTACTTATTATTGTTGGGGTGATTTTACTTGTTGGTTCAGAAAAGCTAGTAAAATTCTTTCGATTGTCTTCACACCGCTTTAAAAGAAGCACCGTTGATAAAAGCTACGGCCATAGAAGATCTGCAACTTCACGTATTAGGGAACCTAGCCCAACTGCTGTCATTCAAGCGGCGACTGTAAATCATTTACTGTAA